The following proteins come from a genomic window of Shewanella halifaxensis HAW-EB4:
- a CDS encoding putative bifunctional diguanylate cyclase/phosphodiesterase, with protein MLARIAQCGAALFQIDQTDKFVAIGYANISLEQLKTQQLSPELFYHDSYSQLTGTGETSSYFDSHIRCLLPINWPAGALFGYLCITPSNKVSTLSVCELQAEIRHLLKVCADSIEQDLGKIYRDFKCKQSSVRDVGHQASPVGLQTFIDCMKEHVWMKDTSGRYMMVNHSVELAWNRSREQILNFTDDELFEPRLAKHFIASDMESIRKGVEVSAGECEGLDIGDVDSWLETTKVPIMDDDGELTGVLGISRNISSHKAAKDQLELASRVFENSVEGVIITDVDGAVIDAHGAYKEITGYEKEELLGKNPRVFNSGRHDKVFFTKLWSDLLTKGKWHGEIWNRRKNGAIFPQMLNISAVYDDEHQIRYFVAVFNDISAQKQSEAELARVAFHDPLTKLPNRMALNTGLEQELKQASHSNTRLGLVYIDVDLFKQINESYGHPMGDEVLLELSRRFNFGLDNLATVARLGSDEFAVILPNIDSNDRLLLSINKLRKMFDQPFLLAEHGQARLTASMGVAIYPDDAQDSSGLLVNAEVAMHRVKQDGRNSYAFYTESLTQESVAKLKLQSALHDALELNAFHLEYQPKISFRTGDVVGFEALLRWVDPVLGSISPDIFIPLAEKIGLIQDIGRWVLKRACEQGQRWRKQGVSFGRIAVNVAGQQIQRSSFVDEVAEILKQTGLPASSLELEVTESCMMSNPELVSQDLAKLGQMGIELSIDDFGTGYSSLSYLKKLPLHKLKIDQSFVAGLPFDTHNTAIAKAIIAMGHALNLQVVAEGVETQAQADFLKDNHCDHAQGYFYSKPKLVEELTAFLIADDRV; from the coding sequence ATGCTGGCACGAATAGCCCAGTGCGGGGCCGCGTTATTCCAGATAGATCAAACCGATAAGTTTGTTGCTATCGGCTATGCCAATATTAGCCTTGAGCAGCTAAAAACTCAGCAGCTTAGTCCTGAGCTTTTCTATCACGATAGCTATAGCCAATTAACTGGAACTGGCGAGACAAGCTCTTATTTCGACAGTCATATTCGGTGTCTGCTACCCATTAATTGGCCTGCGGGTGCCTTGTTTGGCTATCTCTGTATCACCCCTTCAAATAAAGTTTCTACTCTTTCAGTATGCGAGCTACAGGCCGAGATCCGGCACTTATTAAAAGTATGTGCTGACAGCATAGAGCAGGACTTGGGTAAAATTTATCGTGATTTTAAATGCAAACAAAGTTCGGTTCGCGATGTGGGTCACCAAGCGAGCCCTGTGGGTTTGCAAACGTTTATCGATTGCATGAAAGAGCATGTTTGGATGAAGGATACATCTGGACGCTACATGATGGTTAATCACAGTGTTGAGCTTGCATGGAATCGTTCTCGAGAGCAGATCTTAAATTTTACCGATGATGAGCTATTTGAGCCGCGTTTAGCAAAGCATTTTATCGCCAGCGATATGGAGTCTATACGCAAAGGCGTGGAAGTATCGGCCGGAGAGTGTGAAGGCTTGGACATTGGCGATGTTGACTCTTGGCTCGAGACAACCAAAGTCCCTATTATGGATGATGATGGAGAGTTAACCGGGGTGCTCGGCATTTCACGTAATATCTCATCTCATAAGGCGGCGAAAGATCAGCTCGAGCTGGCCTCACGAGTGTTTGAGAACTCGGTAGAGGGTGTGATTATTACCGATGTTGATGGTGCGGTTATTGATGCCCACGGTGCCTATAAAGAGATCACTGGATATGAAAAAGAGGAACTTCTTGGAAAAAATCCAAGGGTGTTTAATTCAGGCCGCCATGATAAAGTTTTTTTTACCAAGTTATGGAGTGACTTACTGACCAAAGGCAAGTGGCACGGTGAGATCTGGAATCGTCGTAAAAACGGCGCTATTTTTCCGCAGATGCTCAATATCAGTGCTGTCTACGATGACGAGCATCAGATCCGCTATTTTGTCGCAGTGTTTAATGATATTTCGGCACAAAAACAGAGTGAAGCCGAACTTGCTAGAGTCGCATTTCACGATCCGTTGACTAAACTGCCCAATCGCATGGCGCTTAATACAGGCTTGGAGCAAGAGCTAAAACAGGCAAGCCATAGCAATACACGTCTTGGTTTAGTCTATATCGATGTCGATCTCTTTAAGCAGATCAATGAAAGCTATGGCCACCCCATGGGGGATGAAGTCCTGCTTGAGCTGAGTCGCCGTTTTAATTTTGGCTTAGACAATTTAGCTACAGTTGCTCGTTTGGGCAGTGATGAGTTTGCGGTGATCTTACCCAATATCGATAGTAACGACAGGTTACTGCTTAGTATTAATAAGCTTCGAAAAATGTTCGATCAACCCTTTCTGCTGGCGGAGCATGGGCAGGCGCGCTTGACTGCGAGTATGGGGGTCGCGATTTATCCCGATGATGCACAAGACTCCAGCGGATTACTGGTCAATGCAGAAGTGGCGATGCACAGGGTTAAACAAGATGGACGAAACAGTTATGCCTTTTATACCGAGTCATTGACTCAAGAGTCAGTTGCTAAACTCAAGTTACAGAGTGCACTGCATGATGCGCTAGAGCTGAATGCATTTCATCTCGAGTATCAGCCAAAGATCAGTTTTCGTACCGGGGACGTGGTTGGGTTTGAGGCGTTACTACGTTGGGTCGATCCTGTTCTTGGCAGCATTTCTCCCGATATCTTTATTCCATTGGCCGAGAAGATCGGTTTAATTCAAGATATTGGACGCTGGGTGTTAAAGCGTGCTTGTGAGCAGGGGCAACGCTGGCGTAAGCAAGGGGTGAGTTTTGGCCGAATTGCGGTGAATGTCGCCGGCCAGCAGATTCAACGCAGTAGCTTTGTTGATGAGGTCGCTGAGATCCTCAAACAAACGGGGCTGCCAGCGAGTAGCTTAGAGCTTGAGGTGACAGAAAGCTGCATGATGTCCAATCCTGAGCTGGTTAGCCAAGATCTAGCGAAACTAGGTCAGATGGGCATCGAGTTGTCGATAGATGACTTTGGCACAGGCTATTCGTCACTCAGTTACCTTAAAAAACTGCCGCTCCATAAGCTTAAAATCGATCAGTCTTTTGTCGCTGGCTTACCATTTGATACCCACAATACCGCGATTGCCAAGGCTATCATTGCGATGGGGCATGCGTTGAATTTGCAAGTGGTCGCCGAAGGGGTAGAAACCCAAGCCCAAGCAGACTTCTTAAAGGACAATCACTGCGATCACGCTCAAGGTTATTTTTATAGTAAGCCTAAATTAGTCGAAGAGCTGACAGCGTTTTTAATTGCTGACGACAGAGTTTAA
- a CDS encoding PH domain-containing protein — protein sequence MGLLDSLMGNASEVNLSELTQELSPIMADDESLTLAYKVIRDMFVFTNKRLILIDKQGVTGKKVSYHSVPYKSITHFEVETAGTFDMDSELKIWISGQKDPLVKELKRGTDVVGIQKTIANLSL from the coding sequence ATGGGATTATTAGATTCACTGATGGGCAACGCATCTGAGGTTAACTTAAGCGAGTTAACTCAAGAGTTAAGCCCAATTATGGCCGATGATGAGTCGTTAACCTTAGCCTATAAGGTTATTCGCGATATGTTCGTGTTTACCAACAAGCGTCTGATCTTGATTGATAAGCAAGGCGTTACCGGTAAGAAGGTGAGTTATCACTCGGTGCCATATAAGTCGATAACCCATTTTGAAGTGGAAACCGCAGGCACTTTCGATATGGATTCTGAGCTAAAAATATGGATCTCGGGTCAAAAAGATCCATTAGTGAAAGAGCTAAAACGCGGCACCGATGTGGTGGGGATTCAAAAGACCATCGCTAATCTATCTTTATAG
- a CDS encoding pseudouridine synthase, giving the protein MSVVDKSSEPKHQHFLIYKPYGFLSQFVPETRKSKPLLGQLYEFPEKTMAIGRLDHDSEGLLLLTTDGMQSHLIRSKTIEKEYYVQVDGEVSQAQLAKLRQGVEIGISGGKYLTLPCKVELLIHEPNLPARGKKIRDPRHGPTNWLSVTIDEGKNRQVRKMTAAVGLPTLRLVRVRIGAIHLKQMQPGEVIPVTGFAIDTEHR; this is encoded by the coding sequence ATGTCTGTTGTCGATAAATCTAGCGAACCTAAGCATCAACACTTTTTGATCTACAAGCCCTACGGTTTTCTAAGTCAATTTGTACCTGAAACACGTAAGAGTAAACCGTTGCTCGGTCAGCTATATGAGTTCCCAGAGAAAACAATGGCAATTGGTCGACTCGACCATGACTCAGAAGGCCTGTTACTACTGACCACCGATGGGATGCAGAGCCACCTTATTCGTAGTAAAACCATTGAAAAGGAATACTATGTGCAGGTTGATGGCGAAGTGAGTCAAGCACAACTCGCGAAGCTACGACAAGGAGTAGAAATTGGCATTAGCGGGGGTAAATATCTGACTTTACCCTGTAAGGTTGAACTATTGATCCACGAACCAAACCTTCCAGCAAGAGGAAAAAAGATCCGCGATCCTCGCCACGGCCCAACCAATTGGCTTTCCGTTACTATAGATGAAGGTAAGAACCGTCAAGTAAGAAAGATGACCGCCGCTGTGGGCTTGCCGACGTTAAGATTGGTTAGAGTCAGGATTGGTGCTATTCATCTTAAGCAGATGCAACCTGGCGAGGTTATCCCTGTGACCGGTTTTGCTATCGATACAGAGCATCGATAG
- a CDS encoding NADP(H)-dependent aldo-keto reductase, with protein sequence MEYRRLSHSSLNVSQICLGTMTWGEQNTQAQAFEQLDYAIGEGINFIDTAEMYPVPPKAETQGETERILGNYLKHKGNRENLVITTKVAAPGGKSDYIRPNMALDWCNIHAAVNASLERLQIDTIDLYQIHWPDRNTNFFGELSYNQQDEHEKLTPIIDTLEALSDLIKAGKIRYIGISNETPWGFMEYLRLAEKHDLPKIVSVQNPYNLLNRSYEVGMAEISHREEVPLLAYSPLAFGALSGKYLDNQWPEGARMTLFKRFARYTGTKMATDATKAYVELAREFNMSPAQMALAFVNSQKFVASNIIGATNLEQLKENIDSIHCAISPELQLRLDELALIYRFPCP encoded by the coding sequence ATGGAATATAGACGTCTTTCGCATTCAAGTTTAAATGTTAGTCAAATCTGTTTAGGTACAATGACTTGGGGAGAGCAAAACACCCAAGCACAGGCATTCGAACAACTGGATTATGCTATCGGTGAAGGCATTAACTTTATCGACACTGCTGAAATGTACCCTGTACCACCAAAGGCTGAAACTCAGGGTGAAACTGAGCGCATCTTAGGTAACTACCTTAAGCACAAAGGCAATCGAGAAAACTTAGTCATTACCACTAAGGTGGCCGCCCCAGGTGGTAAGAGTGACTATATCCGCCCCAATATGGCACTCGACTGGTGTAATATCCATGCTGCAGTTAACGCATCCCTTGAGCGTTTACAAATCGATACTATCGATCTATACCAAATCCACTGGCCTGACAGAAACACCAACTTCTTCGGTGAGCTTAGCTACAACCAGCAAGATGAACATGAGAAGCTTACGCCGATTATCGATACTTTAGAGGCACTATCAGATCTCATCAAAGCAGGTAAAATTCGCTATATCGGCATCTCTAACGAAACGCCTTGGGGCTTTATGGAGTATCTGCGCCTAGCCGAGAAACATGACTTACCTAAAATAGTCTCGGTGCAAAACCCCTATAATCTGCTAAATCGTAGCTATGAAGTGGGGATGGCTGAAATTAGCCACCGCGAAGAGGTGCCATTACTCGCTTATTCACCACTGGCTTTTGGTGCGCTATCGGGCAAATACCTTGATAACCAATGGCCAGAGGGGGCGAGAATGACGCTGTTTAAGCGCTTTGCTCGCTATACTGGCACCAAGATGGCAACGGATGCCACAAAAGCCTATGTGGAGCTGGCTCGAGAGTTCAATATGAGCCCAGCGCAGATGGCCTTAGCCTTTGTAAACTCCCAAAAGTTTGTCGCATCAAACATCATTGGCGCCACCAATCTTGAGCAGCTAAAAGAGAATATCGACAGCATTCACTGCGCTATTTCTCCTGAGTTACAACTACGCTTAGATGAGCTAGCACTGATTTATCGCTTCCCTTGCCCTTAA
- a CDS encoding peptidase U32 family protein → MSNVGIYTPSDKPSDKPADGARTPVEKQNNRLELLAPAKNADLGIEAIRHGADAVYIGGPAFGARATAGNSVEDIARLCTFAHQYHAQVFVAINTILMDDELKAAQKLIWEVYEAGADALIVQDMGILQLDLPPIALHASTQMDNRSPEKVAFLEQVGFSQVVLARELGLSQIRDIAANTNMQIEFFIHGALCVAFSGLCNLSHSFSNRSANRGECSQMCRLPGDLKTRQGEVLAQNEHLLSLKDNNQTDNLEALIDAGVRSFKIEGRLKDLSYVKNVTAHYRQELDKIIARRPEFVASSHGRCEHSFTPDPEKTFNRGKTDYFVHERSQGMNDFRSPKYIGEEVATVKHIGSDFIEVTSTETFNNGDGLCFFPSDYAEAKQSDDKLKGLRVNRADGLKLFVLRMPKELKVGMTIYRNHNQAFEAVLAKESAKRIIGVDLVLADTCDGVSLTMTDVYGHSATESLVVEKTAATDIEKAQQGLRKQLAKLGSTDFKAHNISIETAETWFIPTSLLNGLRRDTVAALELARANDYQRPQAWSYNQDAVYPVKHLSYLGNVANEKAKAFYQRHGVIEIQDTYEKNGITEDVPLMVTKHCLRFNFNLCPKQVPGIKADPMVLEIGKDVLKLVFDCPKCEMMVVGENRQVRSKD, encoded by the coding sequence ATGAGCAATGTTGGCATCTATACTCCTAGCGATAAGCCCAGCGACAAGCCAGCTGACGGTGCGCGCACTCCTGTAGAGAAGCAAAACAATCGTCTAGAGCTGCTGGCTCCGGCAAAAAATGCTGACTTGGGTATCGAAGCCATTCGCCATGGTGCCGATGCTGTGTATATCGGTGGTCCCGCCTTCGGTGCGCGAGCCACTGCCGGTAATAGTGTCGAAGATATCGCGCGCTTATGTACCTTTGCTCATCAATATCACGCCCAAGTCTTTGTCGCCATCAATACCATCTTGATGGACGATGAGCTTAAAGCGGCGCAAAAACTCATCTGGGAAGTCTACGAGGCAGGTGCCGATGCGCTTATCGTGCAAGATATGGGCATATTGCAGCTGGACTTGCCGCCTATTGCCCTGCATGCCAGTACGCAGATGGATAACCGTAGTCCAGAAAAAGTCGCCTTCTTAGAGCAGGTCGGCTTTTCTCAGGTGGTGTTAGCCCGTGAACTAGGCTTAAGCCAAATTCGCGATATTGCCGCTAACACCAATATGCAGATAGAGTTCTTTATTCATGGCGCACTTTGTGTGGCCTTTAGCGGCTTATGTAACTTAAGTCACTCGTTCAGTAACCGCAGTGCCAACCGCGGTGAATGCTCGCAGATGTGCCGTCTACCAGGCGACTTAAAAACCCGTCAGGGTGAAGTGTTGGCACAAAATGAGCACCTATTATCCCTTAAAGATAATAACCAAACAGACAACTTAGAAGCCTTGATCGACGCCGGTGTGCGCTCATTTAAAATCGAGGGCCGCTTAAAAGACTTAAGCTACGTTAAAAACGTCACCGCCCATTATCGTCAAGAGCTAGATAAGATTATTGCGAGGCGTCCTGAGTTTGTCGCCTCATCCCATGGCCGTTGTGAGCACAGCTTTACCCCGGATCCTGAAAAGACCTTTAACCGCGGTAAGACAGACTATTTTGTCCATGAACGTAGTCAAGGCATGAATGATTTTCGCTCGCCTAAATATATCGGTGAAGAGGTCGCGACGGTTAAACACATTGGTAGCGATTTTATTGAAGTGACCTCAACTGAAACCTTTAACAATGGCGACGGTCTGTGTTTCTTCCCAAGTGATTATGCCGAGGCTAAGCAGTCAGATGACAAGCTAAAGGGCCTACGTGTAAACCGCGCCGACGGCTTGAAGTTATTTGTGCTGCGCATGCCAAAAGAGCTAAAAGTGGGCATGACGATTTACCGTAATCATAATCAAGCATTTGAAGCGGTATTGGCCAAAGAGTCGGCTAAGCGCATCATCGGCGTAGATTTAGTCTTGGCCGATACCTGTGATGGCGTGTCACTGACCATGACAGACGTTTATGGTCACAGTGCCACTGAGTCATTAGTCGTTGAGAAAACGGCGGCAACCGATATCGAAAAAGCCCAGCAAGGCTTGCGCAAGCAGCTGGCAAAGCTGGGTAGCACCGATTTTAAGGCTCACAACATCAGCATCGAAACTGCCGAGACCTGGTTTATCCCAACATCACTGCTAAATGGTCTTCGTCGTGACACCGTGGCGGCACTAGAGCTGGCGAGAGCCAACGATTATCAGCGTCCTCAGGCTTGGTCATATAACCAAGATGCCGTATACCCTGTTAAGCATTTGAGCTATCTAGGTAATGTGGCGAACGAAAAGGCTAAGGCGTTCTATCAACGTCATGGCGTGATTGAAATTCAAGATACCTACGAGAAAAACGGTATCACTGAAGATGTGCCATTAATGGTGACTAAGCACTGCCTGCGCTTTAACTTCAACTTGTGTCCGAAACAGGTGCCTGGGATCAAGGCCGATCCTATGGTGCTAGAAATTGGTAAAGATGTATTAAAGCTGGTGTTTGACTGCCCGAAATGTGAAATGATGGTGGTCGGTGAAAACAGGCAAGTTCGCTCAAAGGATTAA
- the nagB gene encoding glucosamine-6-phosphate deaminase, with amino-acid sequence MQIVILKDSASVAEYGANIFIKQLQKKADSVLGLATGSTPLSLYQGLIAANKDKQISFKAVTTFNLDEYLGLEGTHPQSYRYFMNEQLFDHIDIDKSKTFVPPGDAENPIAACQGYEDKIKSAGGIDIQLLGIGRNGHIGFNEPSSGLMSRTRVKTLTKATIDDNARFFKEGEYQPHLSITMGIGTILDAKKVVLLATGENKAEAILATVEGALTAACPASALQLHQDAVLVIDEAAASKLTDRDFYKHIEVENQKLMARLGL; translated from the coding sequence ATGCAAATCGTAATATTAAAAGACAGTGCGTCGGTTGCTGAATATGGCGCAAATATTTTTATTAAGCAGCTGCAGAAAAAGGCTGATTCGGTATTGGGATTAGCCACAGGCTCGACACCGCTGTCGCTTTACCAAGGTTTAATAGCCGCCAACAAAGATAAGCAGATCTCTTTTAAAGCTGTCACCACGTTTAATCTAGATGAATACCTAGGGCTTGAGGGGACGCACCCACAAAGTTACCGCTACTTTATGAATGAGCAGCTGTTCGATCACATTGATATCGACAAGAGCAAGACCTTTGTTCCTCCTGGTGACGCCGAAAATCCGATTGCAGCTTGTCAGGGTTATGAAGATAAGATTAAGTCTGCAGGCGGAATCGATATTCAACTACTCGGTATTGGTCGTAACGGTCATATCGGCTTTAATGAACCCTCATCGGGCTTGATGTCGCGCACACGAGTGAAGACCTTAACTAAAGCGACGATTGATGACAATGCTCGTTTCTTCAAAGAAGGTGAGTATCAGCCGCACCTATCGATCACCATGGGTATTGGCACTATCTTAGATGCCAAGAAAGTCGTGCTATTAGCAACGGGCGAGAATAAGGCTGAGGCTATTTTAGCAACGGTTGAAGGTGCATTAACCGCCGCTTGCCCTGCATCAGCCTTGCAACTACACCAAGATGCAGTGCTAGTGATCGACGAAGCCGCAGCTTCTAAGCTGACAGACCGAGATTTCTATAAACACATCGAAGTCGAGAATCAAAAGCTGATGGCGAGATTGGGTTTGTAG
- a CDS encoding cupin domain-containing protein, whose product MQKHNILKALPQDLIEEAFEPLVEQGELLIERIISKAHITPLGEWYDQHRSEWVMVMQGAARLEFIDGEVIELGAGEYLNIPAHVKHRVAWTCEEVETIWLAVHY is encoded by the coding sequence ATGCAAAAGCACAATATCTTAAAAGCATTACCACAAGACTTAATTGAAGAGGCGTTTGAGCCACTGGTGGAGCAAGGTGAGCTGCTCATTGAGCGCATCATTTCCAAGGCGCATATTACGCCTTTGGGTGAATGGTACGATCAACACCGCAGTGAATGGGTGATGGTAATGCAGGGCGCAGCTAGGCTTGAATTTATTGATGGTGAGGTGATTGAGCTTGGCGCGGGGGAGTATCTTAATATACCCGCCCACGTTAAACATCGCGTGGCCTGGACCTGTGAAGAGGTTGAGACTATCTGGCTAGCGGTTCACTACTAA
- a CDS encoding nitroreductase family protein, protein MTQAHQPLNDFIEYPQVEMLERADANYKQVQRRHSIRKFSNRDVPKEIIEKCILAAGTAPNGANHQPWHFVAINSPEIKAQIRHEAEALERAFYAGRAGEEWLDALKPLGTNADKPYLEHAPWLIAIFSQKRSEEEGEQKTNYYVHESVGIATGFLIQALHNAGLGTLTHTPKPMSFLSRVCGRDKDNERPYMLIIAGYPSDDATVPEHALQKKSLEEICTIL, encoded by the coding sequence ATGACTCAAGCACACCAGCCACTTAATGATTTTATTGAATACCCACAAGTTGAGATGCTTGAGCGTGCCGATGCTAACTATAAGCAGGTGCAACGTCGTCACTCAATTCGTAAATTCTCCAATAGAGACGTACCTAAAGAGATCATTGAGAAATGTATTCTCGCCGCAGGTACTGCGCCCAATGGTGCCAATCACCAGCCGTGGCACTTTGTCGCGATTAACAGCCCTGAGATAAAGGCCCAAATTCGTCATGAAGCCGAAGCATTAGAGCGAGCATTTTATGCAGGTCGTGCAGGGGAAGAATGGCTTGATGCACTCAAACCTCTAGGGACTAATGCCGACAAACCTTACCTTGAACACGCGCCTTGGTTGATTGCTATTTTCAGTCAAAAGCGCAGTGAAGAGGAGGGCGAGCAGAAAACCAATTACTATGTGCACGAATCAGTTGGCATCGCCACTGGCTTTCTTATTCAGGCGCTACATAATGCCGGGCTTGGCACCTTAACCCACACCCCAAAACCTATGTCATTTTTGAGTAGAGTCTGTGGTCGCGACAAGGATAACGAACGGCCCTATATGCTAATAATTGCCGGCTACCCAAGTGATGATGCGACCGTGCCTGAGCATGCACTGCAGAAAAAGTCCTTAGAGGAGATCTGCACCATTTTATAA
- a CDS encoding cysteine desulfurase gives MDLSTLRSQFPTLAQSNDGYPLCYLDTAATSQKPQQVIDAMNHYYHHDNANVHRAAHQLSARATSQYEAVRDKLCKFINAYRREEIIFTHGTTESINIVANGLTAQIKQGSLILIDSAAHHANIVPWQELAKRTGAVIKPIPLTADCRLDLAAFEALLQQKPAIVALSHVSNALGTLNPVNELVAKAKQAGAITLVDGAQAIAHMKVDVQTIDCDFYVFSGHKMYGPTGIGVLYGRFDILDNLSPLMTGGEMIKTVSFEATEFNQLPNRLEAGTPPIAEVIGLGAAIDFIEALPAEQVHAKERELLNYLQASLKSLGDVILYGAHQDNIGAVAFNLADEHHQDVGILLDQQGIAVRCGHHCAMPLMQSLGLKGCCRASIGVYTNKADIDRFIMAMASVKELLL, from the coding sequence ATGGATCTCTCAACGCTGCGGTCACAGTTCCCAACCCTTGCTCAATCTAACGACGGCTACCCTCTGTGTTACTTAGACACGGCAGCAACGAGTCAGAAGCCCCAGCAAGTCATTGATGCCATGAACCACTATTATCATCATGATAATGCCAATGTGCATCGCGCAGCGCACCAACTATCGGCACGTGCCACCAGCCAGTATGAGGCGGTGCGTGACAAGCTCTGCAAATTTATTAATGCCTATCGACGTGAAGAGATCATCTTTACTCACGGCACCACTGAATCGATTAATATTGTCGCCAACGGCTTAACGGCTCAAATTAAGCAGGGTAGCCTGATTTTAATCGATAGCGCCGCCCACCACGCCAATATAGTGCCTTGGCAAGAGCTCGCAAAGCGCACAGGCGCAGTAATTAAGCCTATCCCACTGACGGCAGATTGCCGCCTAGACTTAGCGGCATTTGAAGCGCTATTACAGCAAAAGCCCGCCATCGTGGCGCTGAGTCATGTATCAAATGCCTTAGGTACACTCAACCCGGTTAACGAGTTAGTTGCCAAAGCCAAACAAGCTGGCGCTATCACCTTAGTCGATGGCGCTCAGGCTATCGCGCATATGAAGGTTGATGTTCAAACTATCGATTGTGATTTCTATGTGTTCTCAGGCCACAAGATGTATGGCCCGACAGGCATAGGCGTCTTATATGGTCGCTTCGATATTTTAGATAACCTAAGTCCCTTGATGACGGGCGGCGAGATGATCAAAACCGTCAGCTTTGAAGCAACCGAGTTTAATCAGCTCCCCAACAGACTCGAGGCAGGTACGCCACCGATTGCAGAAGTGATCGGCTTAGGCGCCGCAATAGACTTCATCGAGGCACTGCCAGCTGAACAGGTCCATGCAAAAGAGCGGGAGCTACTCAACTACCTACAAGCATCTCTAAAGAGCCTAGGGGATGTAATACTTTATGGCGCCCATCAGGACAATATCGGCGCAGTCGCCTTTAACCTCGCCGATGAGCACCATCAAGATGTGGGCATTTTATTAGATCAACAAGGCATAGCGGTGCGCTGCGGCCATCACTGCGCGATGCCCTTGATGCAAAGTTTAGGCTTAAAAGGCTGCTGCCGCGCCTCGATTGGCGTTTATACTAATAAGGCCGATATCGACCGCTTTATTATGGCGATGGCGTCGGTGAAAGAGTTATTACTTTAA
- a CDS encoding SufE family protein, whose product MSQQVQPSAEQFLALTLESDTAATVELFEQAGNWQERYRQIMLLGKSLPKLDDNLRVESAQVRGCESNAWLYHSEIDGKHYFIADSDARIVKGLIALLLIACNGKTSSEITAFSPDSYFTQLGLQGQLSPSRTNGLLALAKAIKLAAE is encoded by the coding sequence ATGAGTCAGCAAGTTCAACCCTCTGCAGAGCAATTTTTAGCATTAACCCTTGAAAGTGATACTGCGGCAACCGTGGAGTTATTTGAACAAGCAGGTAACTGGCAGGAGCGCTATCGTCAGATCATGCTATTAGGTAAGAGCCTGCCAAAGCTTGATGATAACCTGCGTGTTGAAAGCGCACAGGTTCGCGGCTGTGAGAGTAATGCCTGGCTGTATCACAGTGAAATTGACGGTAAACACTACTTTATCGCCGACAGTGACGCCCGCATCGTCAAGGGCTTAATTGCCCTGTTATTGATCGCCTGTAATGGCAAAACCAGCAGCGAAATCACCGCGTTCAGCCCAGACAGTTATTTCACTCAGCTAGGGCTTCAGGGGCAGCTCAGCCCCTCACGCACCAATGGCTTGCTGGCACTCGCCAAGGCAATAAAGCTCGCGGCCGAATAA